CAAAGAAATGGTTATACATATACATCAAACTGCATAGATAAACATTAGGGTTTTAGATTAGCTATATCAACACCCTAATGTGAACTACTCCTAAGGTTTGTTAGCAATACATAAATGGAACACCTGAGTTGATGCTAGATTTTAGCAGTTCATACTCCAAACTAAGCTCTACTCAAGTAGGCAAACGCTTACCGGCATTAATTTCATTCATAGCCTTTTTAACCTTTTCATCTGGCTCTATATCAACAATTAGTGTCTGCACAATCTCATAGCCATAAGCAAACATAGCCTTCTCAAGCTCCTGCTCCACAGATTTTGCTATGTCGTTCTTTTGCTCAAAAACATCATCCAGTTGTAGTTTGGGAATGCTTGCTCTGATAACTGCAAGATCATATACCCTTGTTAAGAATCTCGTGAGAGGATTTTTAGCATTTACATATCCAAAATTTTCTTCGATTCATGAGAATTTCCAGAAATTACTATATTTTAAGAAGATAATCCTTACCATCAAAGACATAAGATTGGATTTGAGATTTTGGGTTGCTCAGCTTATAGTACGCATCATTTGCTTTGTCCTCCATTGCTCGGTATTGAATGGATGCAACAATTGTAACAAAAACATTGTCCTGTAAGATGATGCATAGTGTCAGCAGAAAATAGATCGCATAAATCAATGTGATCTCTACAAGTTTTTGTGATGCATGGGGGTGTTTTGAGTGGATAATTCGAGAAGTGAATTGTAAGAGTACCTTTGTCTTTGTCTCACAGCGAACGTCCATTTGCCTAAGCCTAAGTGTAAGCTTACCACTGACACGGCTTCCGATAATCCATGGCACACAGTGACACCCGGGATCAAGCACATCCTCAAATTTCCCAAATCTTTCCTTGATGGCTACTGTTGACTGGTCCACTTGTACACAGCAGAGCAACTTGCCTATTGCTGCAACTAGTTTGCCCATTCTTATTTCTGTCTTGAAACAATGAAGGTATGAATCAATGTTACAACAGCTTTCAGATTAAAAAAAATCATTCCCAGTCACTTTTTGCAGGCAAATTATGTGTGTGCTGCAGCAGCACTATACAAGAAAATGATGTACATAACTACATATAGGTAATCCTCCTGTATGAAATAGTGAAAGCCATACAAGCTATGACTAACTGGCCAGCAGATTACCGGATCGTTAACTA
This DNA window, taken from Triticum aestivum cultivar Chinese Spring chromosome 1D, IWGSC CS RefSeq v2.1, whole genome shotgun sequence, encodes the following:
- the LOC123167380 gene encoding hypersensitive-induced reaction 1 protein, whose translation is MGKLVAAIGKLLCCVQVDQSTVAIKERFGKFEDVLDPGCHCVPWIIGSRVSGKLTLRLRQMDVRCETKTKDNVFVTIVASIQYRAMEDKANDAYYKLSNPKSQIQSYVFDVIRASIPKLQLDDVFEQKNDIAKSVEQELEKAMFAYGYEIVQTLIVDIEPDEKVKKAMNEINAAARMRVAANEKAEAEKIVQIKRAEGEAEAKYLSGLGIARQRQAIVDGLRDSVLGFSGNVPGTSAKDVMDLVLLTQYFDTMKEIGASSKSSAVFLPHGPGAVADIASQIRNGFLQASTHHA